The following are from one region of the Paenibacillus sp. genome:
- a CDS encoding carbohydrate ABC transporter permease → MPLNQQTVSRYVTILLIAFVGILMMYPLLWMISSSFKPEEIIFKDKSLWPAVFTLENYVNGWRGYGGLSFSTFYANSFLVVLFVILGNLITCSMAAYAFARLKFALRKLYFAVMLVTIMLPYHVVLIPQYTLFFKLGWVDTFLPLIVPKFLATDAFFIFLMVQFIRGIPHELDQAATVDGCSVYQIYWRIVLPLAVPALVTTTIFTFIWTWNDFLSQLIYISNPKLFTISLALRGFADATANSSYGQLFAMATVSLLPIFLVFVASQRLLVEGISTSGLKG, encoded by the coding sequence ATGCCATTAAATCAGCAAACCGTTTCCCGCTACGTTACGATCCTGTTGATCGCCTTCGTCGGCATTCTGATGATGTATCCATTGCTGTGGATGATCAGCAGTTCGTTCAAGCCGGAGGAGATTATTTTCAAGGATAAAAGCTTATGGCCGGCCGTCTTCACGCTCGAGAACTATGTGAACGGTTGGAGGGGGTACGGCGGACTGTCCTTCAGTACGTTTTATGCAAATTCCTTCCTTGTCGTACTGTTCGTCATCTTGGGCAATTTGATCACCTGTTCCATGGCCGCCTATGCGTTCGCCAGATTGAAGTTTGCGCTGCGCAAGCTGTACTTCGCGGTGATGCTCGTCACGATCATGCTGCCGTACCATGTCGTCTTAATTCCTCAATATACGTTGTTCTTCAAACTGGGCTGGGTGGATACGTTCCTGCCGTTGATCGTCCCTAAGTTTTTGGCGACGGACGCGTTCTTCATCTTTCTCATGGTCCAATTTATCCGCGGCATCCCGCACGAGCTGGATCAAGCGGCGACCGTGGACGGTTGCAGCGTATACCAAATCTATTGGCGCATCGTTCTTCCGCTGGCTGTCCCGGCTTTGGTGACGACGACCATATTCACGTTTATTTGGACTTGGAACGACTTTCTGAGCCAGTTGATTTACATCAGCAATCCGAAATTGTTTACGATATCGCTCGCCTTGCGCGGATTCGCCGACGCGACGGCCAACTCTTCTTACGGTCAGCTGTTCGCCATGGCCACGGTGTCGCTGCTGCCTATTTTTCTCGTATTCGTCGCTTCGCAGCGGCTGTTGGTGGAAGGGATCTCGACTTCGGGTCTGAAAGGCTGA
- a CDS encoding sugar phosphate isomerase/epimerase family protein: protein MIGLACSTVSCDGFMDNQFKATLRALPRIGYKYVEFNCWHPSDLTPSNITNLRRRCREAGVQPIALYGSSFGASHPFDISKDVSHKIRLIEAALELGCNRIVATGGRRGQSGGLDTIITVLEQVAPFAETNGVLICLENHANNNLENIEDYRKIFEAIDSPNVGLCVDTGHFDAADVDLNEVMEVFHNKINHIHVKEASKIGVEKFVRFGQGVTDNRHVIETMIDYGYSGYISVELAIEDKSNLIEDLTVPFQMFNGYATV from the coding sequence ATGATCGGTCTTGCTTGCTCGACGGTGTCGTGCGACGGATTTATGGATAACCAATTCAAAGCTACGCTGCGCGCCCTTCCTCGGATCGGCTACAAATATGTGGAGTTCAACTGCTGGCATCCTTCAGACCTAACGCCGTCGAACATAACGAATTTACGCAGACGCTGCCGGGAGGCCGGCGTTCAGCCGATCGCGCTGTACGGCTCGTCGTTCGGCGCGAGCCATCCCTTCGACATCAGCAAGGATGTCTCCCACAAAATCCGGTTGATCGAAGCCGCTTTGGAGCTGGGCTGCAATCGTATCGTGGCGACGGGCGGCAGAAGGGGGCAATCCGGCGGCTTGGATACGATCATAACCGTCTTGGAGCAAGTCGCTCCTTTCGCGGAAACGAACGGGGTATTGATTTGCCTGGAAAACCATGCAAACAACAATTTGGAAAATATCGAGGATTATCGGAAAATCTTCGAGGCGATCGATTCCCCGAACGTCGGGTTATGCGTAGACACCGGCCATTTCGATGCGGCGGACGTCGACTTGAACGAAGTGATGGAAGTCTTCCACAACAAAATCAACCACATTCATGTGAAAGAAGCTTCCAAGATCGGCGTGGAGAAATTCGTTCGCTTCGGTCAAGGGGTTACGGATAACCGGCACGTGATCGAAACGATGATCGATTACGGGTACAGCGGATATATCTCCGTAGAATTGGCCATCGAGGACAAATCGAACCTGATCGAGGATTTGACCGTCCCGTTTCAAATGTTCAACGGGTACGCCACCGTATAA
- the safA gene encoding SafA/ExsA family spore coat assembly protein, whose protein sequence is MLAAFVLFAQPALAKPDIYTVAPGDSMWKIAVRYEIGLSEIIEANPQIKDPRWIYPGDKLTIPNLDALKHIEHEVIQLTNQERAKHGLPALRANWELSRVARIKSNDMRDKRYFSHTSPTYGSPFTMIKNFGISYSTAAENIAAGQQTAQAVVSSWMNSPGHRANILNKNVTVIGVGLAKGGSYGYYWTQMFIKP, encoded by the coding sequence ATACTGGCGGCATTCGTTCTGTTCGCGCAGCCCGCACTTGCGAAGCCTGATATTTACACCGTCGCGCCGGGAGACAGCATGTGGAAAATCGCGGTGCGGTACGAAATCGGCTTGTCGGAAATTATTGAAGCGAATCCTCAGATTAAGGACCCGAGATGGATTTATCCCGGAGACAAGTTGACGATTCCGAATTTGGATGCCCTGAAGCACATCGAACACGAGGTCATTCAATTAACGAACCAAGAACGGGCCAAGCATGGATTGCCGGCGCTTCGCGCGAATTGGGAATTATCCAGAGTGGCTCGAATCAAATCCAACGATATGCGGGATAAGCGTTATTTCTCGCACACCTCCCCGACGTACGGTTCGCCGTTCACGATGATCAAAAATTTCGGCATCTCGTACAGCACGGCCGCAGAAAATATCGCCGCCGGGCAACAAACGGCGCAAGCCGTCGTAAGCTCTTGGATGAACAGCCCGGGCCACCGCGCAAATATTTTGAACAAAAACGTAACCGTAATTGGCGTCGGTCTTGCGAAAGGCGGCAGCTACGGCTACTACTGGACCCAGATGTTTATAAAACCATAA
- a CDS encoding NAD(P)-dependent oxidoreductase: protein MERIGLIGLGNIGSYYTKQLLGAGYPLTVLDLDQEKVSAAVAQGAQAASTPAELTDRSDVIILSLPGSPAVEKVMDGEEGILSRLKAGQTIIDTGTTRPSTDIKYEKLCAAKGVGFLDAPITWRKAGLTIMVGGDAEVYARCKAVIDCISYKNRHVGDIGQGQVLKLINQAILANQLAVYAEAVEMAKLVNVDIRLLQDFLDFQVPEALYTDDYQGGGHLALHYKDLLYLLELAHECGANIPISSLVHEAFKATKPYGDPNWKQPGIATYWRRLNNAMK, encoded by the coding sequence ATGGAAAGAATCGGTTTGATCGGTCTAGGCAACATCGGGTCTTATTACACCAAGCAGCTGTTGGGCGCCGGGTATCCGTTAACGGTGTTGGACTTGGATCAAGAGAAGGTGAGCGCCGCGGTCGCGCAAGGGGCTCAGGCGGCGTCGACCCCGGCGGAATTGACCGATCGCTCGGACGTCATCATTTTGTCGCTGCCCGGCAGTCCGGCCGTGGAGAAAGTGATGGACGGCGAGGAGGGGATTTTGAGCCGATTGAAAGCCGGCCAAACGATCATCGATACCGGAACGACGAGACCGAGCACGGACATCAAGTACGAGAAGCTTTGCGCGGCGAAAGGCGTCGGCTTCCTGGACGCGCCGATTACTTGGCGGAAAGCCGGATTAACGATCATGGTCGGCGGCGATGCCGAGGTGTACGCACGCTGTAAAGCGGTCATCGATTGCATCAGTTATAAAAACAGGCACGTCGGGGACATCGGGCAAGGCCAAGTGCTGAAGCTCATTAATCAAGCGATTCTCGCGAACCAGCTTGCGGTTTATGCCGAGGCGGTCGAAATGGCGAAATTGGTGAACGTCGACATCCGCCTGCTTCAGGATTTTCTGGATTTCCAAGTGCCGGAGGCGCTGTATACGGACGACTACCAGGGAGGCGGGCATCTGGCGCTCCACTATAAGGATTTGCTGTATTTGCTCGAACTCGCTCACGAGTGCGGCGCGAATATCCCGATCAGCAGTTTGGTGCACGAAGCGTTCAAAGCGACGAAGCCGTACGGCGATCCCAATTGGAAACAGCCCGGGATCGCGACCTATTGGAGAAGGCTGAACAACGCCATGAAGTAA
- a CDS encoding Tm-1-like ATP-binding domain-containing protein, whose amino-acid sequence MSENKVVLFIGAFDTKGEEYAYVKTLVERRGHQVITINIGVIDPPRHIQPDWDADQVAEAAGSTIDELRRRGDRGHAMTVMSRGAAKLVRKLYDEGAFHGILGMGGTGGTSVISEAMRGLPIGFPKLIVSTAASGDTRAIVGTKDIALIPSVVDVAGINRISRQIYAEAAGAICGMVEREADNGAEDKPIVAITMFGNTTECVDRCREQLTEAGYECLIFHCTGVGGRTMEDLVLDGKIAAVLDITTTEWADELCGGVFSAGPSRLEAPGIAGIPHLIVPGCIDMANFGGKETVPAQYQDRKLVVWNPAVTLMRTNVEENRRMGEIFAEKANRAAGPVRVLLPLKGVSILDSEGNDFWWPEANQAMFEALKANLQSRIPVEEMDVNINDPSFSSRAVQLMLDMIQEWKSSQSG is encoded by the coding sequence ATGAGCGAAAATAAAGTCGTCTTATTCATCGGCGCGTTCGACACCAAAGGCGAAGAATACGCTTACGTTAAAACGTTGGTCGAGCGGCGGGGACACCAGGTGATCACGATCAATATCGGCGTCATCGATCCGCCGCGGCACATCCAACCGGACTGGGATGCGGATCAGGTCGCCGAAGCGGCGGGCTCGACGATCGACGAGCTTCGCCGGCGCGGCGATCGCGGGCATGCGATGACCGTTATGAGCCGCGGTGCGGCGAAGCTGGTGCGCAAGCTGTACGACGAAGGCGCGTTCCACGGCATCCTCGGGATGGGAGGGACCGGCGGAACGTCCGTGATCAGCGAGGCGATGCGGGGGTTGCCGATCGGGTTCCCGAAGCTGATCGTATCGACGGCGGCGAGCGGGGATACGCGAGCCATCGTCGGGACGAAGGATATCGCGTTGATCCCTTCCGTCGTGGACGTGGCGGGGATCAACCGCATCAGCCGGCAAATTTACGCCGAAGCGGCCGGCGCGATTTGCGGCATGGTGGAGCGGGAAGCGGACAACGGAGCCGAAGACAAACCGATCGTCGCCATCACGATGTTCGGCAACACGACCGAATGCGTCGACCGCTGCCGAGAGCAGCTGACGGAAGCCGGGTACGAATGCTTGATCTTCCATTGTACGGGCGTGGGCGGGCGAACGATGGAGGATCTCGTGCTCGACGGCAAAATCGCGGCCGTGCTCGACATCACGACGACCGAATGGGCCGACGAGCTGTGCGGCGGCGTCTTCAGCGCCGGGCCGAGCCGGCTGGAGGCACCTGGGATTGCGGGCATTCCGCACTTGATCGTGCCCGGCTGCATCGATATGGCGAACTTCGGAGGCAAGGAAACGGTTCCGGCCCAGTACCAAGACCGAAAGCTTGTCGTATGGAATCCCGCCGTAACGCTGATGCGCACCAACGTCGAGGAAAATCGGCGGATGGGCGAGATCTTCGCGGAGAAAGCCAACCGCGCCGCCGGTCCGGTCCGCGTCCTCCTTCCGCTGAAGGGCGTGTCGATTTTGGACAGCGAGGGGAACGATTTCTGGTGGCCCGAAGCGAACCAGGCGATGTTCGAGGCGTTGAAGGCTAATCTTCAAAGCCGGATCCCGGTCGAAGAAATGGATGTCAACATTAACGACCCGAGCTTCTCATCGCGCGCGGTGCAGCTCATGCTGGACATGATTCAAGAGTGGAAGAGTTCGCAATCCGGTTGA
- the larA gene encoding nickel-dependent lactate racemase — METSVLYGKGSVAIEVPNDAVIVEPKHQPSVPDEKFEILRALRNPVGSPPLGESVKATDRVAIVISDITRPTPNHKLVPWLIEELPHVPRENFVIINGTGTHRDQTREEFVTMLGEEIVDRYRVINHHCHEEAELSHVGTSRFGCEVLLNKAYVEADFRIVTGFIEPHFFAGFSGGPKGIMPGIAGIDTIMTFHNARMIGDPLATWGNMEGNPVQEMSREVNRMCPPHFLLNVALNRDKEITQAFAGQWETAHKQGCEYVKTHAMIQCDRRFDVVVTSNSGYPLDQNLYQAVKGMSAAQKIVKEGGTIICAAECSDGLPSHGNYAKILEMRATPQEILDMIKDPSFRMFDQWQVQKQAVIQVWADVFVYSSLPEEDIRRAKFSATSNISDTLQRLRMKYGDGMSVAVMPQGPLTIPYVEET; from the coding sequence ATGGAAACTTCGGTTTTGTATGGAAAAGGGAGCGTTGCAATCGAAGTGCCGAACGACGCGGTCATCGTGGAGCCCAAGCATCAGCCAAGCGTGCCCGATGAGAAATTCGAGATTTTGAGAGCGCTTCGAAATCCAGTTGGATCCCCGCCGCTTGGAGAGAGCGTGAAGGCGACCGACCGGGTGGCGATCGTCATTAGCGACATTACGCGGCCGACCCCGAATCATAAGCTGGTGCCATGGCTGATCGAGGAGTTGCCTCACGTCCCCCGCGAGAACTTCGTCATTATTAACGGAACGGGGACGCATCGCGACCAGACCAGGGAAGAATTCGTCACGATGCTAGGGGAGGAGATCGTTGATCGGTATCGCGTGATCAACCACCATTGTCATGAAGAGGCAGAGCTGTCGCATGTGGGAACGAGTCGGTTCGGCTGCGAAGTGCTGCTGAACAAGGCGTACGTCGAAGCGGATTTTCGCATTGTGACCGGCTTCATCGAGCCGCATTTCTTCGCGGGCTTCTCCGGCGGGCCGAAGGGCATTATGCCGGGCATCGCGGGGATCGATACGATCATGACGTTCCATAACGCGAGAATGATCGGGGACCCGCTCGCGACCTGGGGGAACATGGAAGGTAATCCCGTACAGGAGATGTCCCGAGAGGTCAATCGGATGTGTCCGCCGCATTTCCTGCTGAATGTCGCCTTAAACCGAGACAAGGAGATCACCCAGGCGTTCGCAGGGCAATGGGAGACCGCGCACAAACAGGGGTGCGAATACGTGAAGACGCATGCGATGATTCAGTGCGACCGGCGGTTTGACGTCGTGGTGACGTCCAACTCGGGTTATCCGCTGGACCAGAACCTGTACCAAGCGGTGAAGGGGATGAGCGCGGCACAGAAGATCGTGAAAGAAGGCGGCACGATCATCTGCGCGGCGGAGTGCTCCGACGGGTTGCCGTCGCACGGGAATTACGCGAAAATATTGGAGATGCGCGCTACGCCGCAAGAAATTCTGGACATGATCAAGGATCCGTCGTTCCGAATGTTCGATCAATGGCAGGTCCAAAAACAAGCGGTCATTCAGGTGTGGGCGGACGTATTCGTCTATTCTTCTTTGCCCGAGGAGGACATCCGCAGGGCGAAATTCTCGGCGACTTCGAATATCAGCGACACGCTGCAGCGGCTTCGTATGAAATACGGCGACGGCATGAGCGTCGCCGTCATGCCGCAAGGCCCTTTGACGATTCCCTACGTGGAAGAAACATAA
- a CDS encoding sugar ABC transporter permease: protein MQPALPGSVRTSIGSRVKDSIRRNLPGYVFLTPWLIGILAFSAVPMFTSLYLSFTNYDLFRAPEWIGLQNYAQVFTDDSRYLKSLKVTFLYVFLGVPLKLVFALFIATLLNKGIRGLPFIRAVYYIPSLLGGSVAIAILWRQVFGMDGILNAFLSIFGIQGTSWVSNPNYAVYTLIALLIWQFGSPMIIFLAGLKQIPSELYESASIDGAGKTATFFKITLPLLTPIILFNLVMQMISAFQAFTPAYIIGGQNGGALDSLLFYTLYLYTKAFSHFQMGYASAMAWILLVVISLFTAIVFLSSKKWVHYSD from the coding sequence ATGCAGCCGGCTTTGCCTGGTTCCGTTCGGACGTCTATCGGCTCGAGGGTGAAAGACAGCATCCGAAGAAACCTGCCGGGTTACGTTTTCTTAACGCCTTGGCTCATCGGCATTTTGGCGTTCAGCGCGGTTCCGATGTTCACTTCATTATACCTTTCGTTTACGAACTACGATCTGTTCCGGGCGCCCGAGTGGATCGGATTGCAAAACTACGCTCAAGTGTTTACGGACGACAGCCGGTATCTCAAGTCGCTGAAGGTTACGTTCCTGTACGTGTTCCTGGGAGTGCCCTTAAAGCTGGTGTTCGCTCTGTTCATTGCGACGCTGCTGAACAAAGGCATCCGGGGATTGCCGTTCATCCGGGCCGTCTATTATATTCCGTCGCTGCTCGGCGGCAGCGTGGCGATCGCCATCTTGTGGCGCCAGGTGTTCGGCATGGACGGCATTTTGAACGCATTCTTGTCGATCTTCGGCATTCAAGGCACGAGCTGGGTCTCTAATCCCAACTATGCCGTGTACACCTTAATCGCGCTGTTGATTTGGCAGTTCGGTTCGCCGATGATCATCTTTCTCGCGGGGCTCAAGCAAATCCCGAGCGAGCTGTACGAATCCGCGTCCATCGACGGCGCCGGGAAAACGGCGACCTTTTTCAAAATTACCCTGCCGCTTTTGACTCCTATAATTTTGTTCAATCTGGTCATGCAGATGATCTCGGCCTTCCAAGCGTTCACTCCCGCCTATATCATCGGGGGGCAGAATGGCGGGGCGTTAGACTCTCTTCTCTTCTACACGCTGTATCTCTACACCAAGGCATTCAGTCACTTCCAAATGGGGTACGCGTCGGCGATGGCGTGGATTTTACTGGTCGTGATCTCGCTGTTTACCGCCATCGTGTTTCTCTCCTCGAAAAAATGGGTCCATTATTCCGACTGA
- a CDS encoding thermonuclease family protein, producing the protein MKVLSVLGWILVPYIMLPLRWKRLSRGQRVAAIIWIIILLFGGCFNGAATTQEPGAQPTEEPAAEAPAAESEEPERIAAQIVSVVDGDTMKVKIQGHPEEETVRLLLVDTPETQNANQPFGAEATNFAKAELEGKEVRLEKDVSDRDRYGRLLRYVYVGDRMFNELLLEKGLARVAVYPPDVKYVDAFRAIQDEARRAELGIWSIENYATEEGFNEEAAAPKPPAEPQPEPAPREPATPAPAPAPAPAKKPAPSESNVFYKNCTEVRNAGKAPIRRGDPGYSTKLDRDGDGIACE; encoded by the coding sequence ATGAAGGTTCTTTCCGTGTTGGGGTGGATCTTAGTCCCCTATATCATGCTGCCGCTGAGGTGGAAGCGTCTTAGCCGAGGCCAGAGGGTTGCCGCGATCATCTGGATTATCATCCTGTTGTTCGGCGGGTGCTTCAACGGAGCCGCGACGACGCAGGAGCCGGGTGCTCAGCCGACGGAGGAACCGGCCGCGGAAGCTCCCGCCGCCGAATCGGAAGAGCCGGAACGGATTGCCGCTCAAATCGTGTCCGTCGTCGACGGCGACACCATGAAAGTTAAAATCCAAGGGCATCCGGAAGAGGAAACGGTGCGCCTGCTTCTCGTAGATACGCCCGAAACGCAGAACGCGAACCAGCCGTTCGGGGCGGAAGCGACAAACTTCGCGAAGGCGGAACTGGAAGGGAAGGAAGTCCGGCTTGAGAAAGATGTTTCCGACCGCGACCGGTACGGTAGGCTGCTGCGGTACGTGTATGTCGGGGATCGCATGTTTAACGAGCTGCTGCTGGAGAAAGGTTTAGCGAGAGTGGCCGTGTATCCGCCCGACGTGAAGTACGTCGATGCGTTCAGAGCGATTCAAGACGAAGCCCGCCGCGCGGAATTGGGAATATGGAGCATCGAAAATTACGCGACGGAAGAAGGGTTTAACGAGGAAGCCGCAGCCCCGAAACCACCGGCGGAGCCGCAGCCTGAGCCAGCCCCTCGGGAGCCGGCGACACCGGCACCAGCTCCGGCGCCGGCACCGGCCAAGAAGCCTGCGCCAAGCGAATCCAATGTCTTCTACAAAAACTGCACCGAAGTGAGAAACGCGGGGAAGGCTCCGATTCGCAGGGGGGATCCGGGGTACAGCACAAAGCTGGACCGCGACGGCGACGGCATCGCGTGCGAATAA
- a CDS encoding cupin domain-containing protein: MSKRLNYVTPADVETQVFPWGKIQWLSEPNVTGSQVMTTGVVALETGKGHDRHNHPGCDEIIYVMEGTGEQFIELADGTTDRREVKAGDLIFIPADLFHGTLNTGASEMRLLVVYQTAGPEAFLRTLPDCTIIPAANAP, encoded by the coding sequence ATGAGCAAACGATTGAATTACGTGACGCCCGCCGACGTCGAGACGCAGGTTTTCCCGTGGGGGAAAATTCAATGGTTGTCCGAGCCGAACGTCACCGGTTCCCAGGTGATGACGACCGGCGTCGTCGCCTTGGAGACGGGCAAGGGGCACGATCGGCATAACCATCCGGGCTGCGACGAAATTATTTACGTGATGGAAGGGACGGGGGAGCAGTTTATCGAGCTGGCCGACGGCACGACCGATCGTAGAGAAGTGAAAGCCGGCGACTTGATCTTCATCCCCGCGGACTTGTTCCACGGCACGTTGAATACCGGGGCATCCGAGATGCGTCTGCTTGTCGTGTATCAGACGGCCGGCCCGGAAGCGTTCCTCCGAACGCTTCCCGATTGCACCATCATTCCGGCGGCGAACGCGCCGTAG
- a CDS encoding LysE/ArgO family amino acid transporter, with amino-acid sequence MGAIVHGIVLAFGLILPLGVQNVFVFSQGVTQPKLRRALPAALTASLCDTLLIVSAIWGLSAILFQIEWLRTGVMAVGILFLIYMGFAIWRAEPTALETKKAMTTRQQIAFALSVSLLNPHAILDTVGVIGTSALKYTGTQQIYFAAATITVSWLWFIALAIAGSMIRRLEHSGTVTNILNKCSALFIWGTGVYLILELF; translated from the coding sequence TTGGGGGCAATCGTGCATGGCATCGTGTTGGCGTTCGGACTCATTTTGCCGTTAGGCGTACAAAATGTTTTCGTGTTTTCTCAAGGCGTTACGCAGCCGAAACTTCGCAGGGCGCTTCCTGCCGCTTTGACTGCGTCCTTATGCGATACGTTATTGATTGTTTCCGCGATTTGGGGACTGTCAGCTATCCTGTTTCAAATCGAATGGCTGCGTACAGGGGTCATGGCTGTCGGAATTTTATTTTTGATCTATATGGGATTCGCCATCTGGAGGGCCGAACCGACGGCGCTGGAAACGAAAAAGGCGATGACGACTCGCCAACAAATCGCTTTCGCATTGTCCGTTTCTTTGCTAAATCCGCATGCGATCCTTGATACGGTCGGAGTCATTGGAACGAGCGCGCTAAAATATACCGGGACCCAACAAATCTATTTCGCCGCGGCCACTATCACCGTGTCATGGTTATGGTTCATCGCGCTGGCGATCGCCGGCTCAATGATCAGGAGGTTGGAGCATAGCGGAACGGTTACGAATATATTGAATAAATGTTCCGCCCTTTTTATTTGGGGAACGGGCGTTTACCTTATCCTAGAGCTTTTCTAA
- a CDS encoding phosphoenolpyruvate hydrolase family protein — MTLTREDIVTKLKAKIAAGKPIVGAGAGTGISAKCEEAGGADLIVIYNSGRFRMAGRGSLAGIMPYGDANAIVMEMAGEVLTIVDHTPVLAGVCGTDPFRNMDYFLKQVRDIGFAGVQNFPTVGLCDGLFRQNLEETGMSYKLEVEMIRKAHELDLLTSPYVFNPEEAEMMTKAGADIVVAHMGLTTKGSIGAQTAIALEDTPAKVQEIADAAKAINPDVIVLCHGGAISEPEDVEFVLRNTRNVDGFYGASSMERLPTEAAITEQIRRFTRITL; from the coding sequence ATGACGTTGACCCGAGAGGACATCGTAACGAAGCTGAAAGCGAAGATCGCGGCGGGAAAGCCGATCGTCGGCGCAGGGGCGGGAACGGGAATATCCGCGAAATGCGAAGAAGCCGGGGGCGCGGATCTGATCGTCATCTATAACTCGGGCCGGTTCCGTATGGCGGGCCGCGGCTCCCTGGCGGGGATCATGCCTTATGGAGACGCGAACGCGATCGTGATGGAGATGGCCGGAGAAGTGCTGACGATCGTGGACCATACGCCGGTGCTTGCGGGCGTTTGCGGCACGGACCCGTTCCGCAATATGGATTACTTCCTGAAACAAGTGCGGGATATCGGATTCGCCGGGGTTCAGAACTTCCCGACGGTCGGGCTGTGCGACGGATTGTTTCGGCAAAATTTAGAGGAGACCGGCATGAGTTACAAGCTGGAAGTGGAGATGATCCGGAAGGCGCACGAGCTGGATCTGCTCACCTCGCCTTACGTGTTCAATCCCGAGGAAGCGGAAATGATGACGAAGGCCGGAGCCGACATCGTCGTGGCGCACATGGGCTTGACGACCAAAGGCTCGATCGGCGCCCAAACGGCGATCGCGCTGGAGGATACGCCGGCCAAAGTGCAGGAAATCGCCGACGCAGCTAAGGCCATTAATCCTGACGTCATCGTTCTGTGTCACGGCGGAGCGATTTCAGAGCCGGAGGATGTGGAGTTTGTTTTACGCAACACCCGTAACGTAGACGGTTTCTACGGAGCTTCCAGTATGGAACGGCTTCCGACCGAAGCGGCGATTACGGAACAAATTCGAAGGTTTACAAGGATCACGCTGTAA
- a CDS encoding sugar ABC transporter substrate-binding protein: protein MSKRLTVALVFLLALLTACSSGNSGVNSPSPDTGQPSATDQPAKPAEGAGNEVVEIRTAWFGSVARHELFNKLLDMFEAEHPNIKVVREYSDWNGYWDKLNTQAAGGNAPDVIQFTPLHIAEYAGRDVPLNLEEYVKSGKIDLSDWDPKVVESGKYRGNLYMVSIGMSSPAMFANVDLLNRAGIAMPETDLSYSEFASFVKEGQSKLGDGAWMLFDSGGNFDHFVIYLLQKGKKITSDDGTKLGFDQKDVEEWLSWWDDMREAGAVPPAEVMAEHGSKPWEDSLLVHQKVAIHATNGNQLKIFQRYMEDRVDILRLPTMPGGASKYGEVFTGVFLAISKNSKHPEEAAKLINFWANHIEANKLYNFEHGIIGSNKVNDALKEQLTEEDKKVIAHANAVLETAPATTERPKGYSAISSAFTKTNEQVQFKQGTVEQAAAAFIGEAQKLLTR from the coding sequence TTGTCCAAGCGATTGACTGTTGCGTTGGTCTTCTTGCTTGCGCTTTTGACGGCTTGCAGCAGCGGAAACAGCGGAGTCAACAGCCCGAGTCCCGACACAGGTCAACCGTCCGCCACAGATCAACCGGCGAAGCCTGCCGAAGGCGCCGGCAACGAAGTCGTAGAGATAAGAACGGCATGGTTCGGCAGCGTCGCCCGTCATGAATTGTTTAATAAACTGCTCGATATGTTCGAAGCGGAGCATCCGAACATCAAGGTGGTCCGCGAATACAGCGACTGGAACGGGTATTGGGATAAACTGAACACCCAAGCCGCGGGCGGCAACGCGCCCGACGTCATCCAATTCACGCCGCTGCATATCGCGGAGTATGCGGGACGGGATGTGCCGCTGAACCTCGAGGAATACGTGAAATCCGGAAAAATCGATTTATCCGACTGGGATCCGAAGGTGGTGGAAAGCGGGAAGTATCGAGGCAATCTGTATATGGTCAGCATCGGGATGTCTTCGCCGGCCATGTTCGCCAACGTCGACCTTCTGAACCGCGCCGGGATCGCCATGCCGGAAACCGACTTGAGTTACAGCGAGTTTGCGAGCTTCGTGAAAGAAGGGCAGAGCAAGCTGGGGGACGGAGCTTGGATGCTGTTCGATTCAGGCGGAAACTTCGACCACTTTGTGATCTATCTGCTGCAAAAAGGGAAGAAAATCACGTCAGATGACGGGACGAAGCTTGGTTTCGACCAAAAGGACGTAGAGGAATGGCTTAGCTGGTGGGACGATATGCGCGAGGCCGGAGCGGTTCCGCCGGCCGAAGTCATGGCTGAGCACGGCAGCAAGCCTTGGGAGGATTCGCTGTTGGTGCATCAGAAAGTAGCGATCCATGCGACGAACGGAAACCAATTGAAAATTTTCCAACGGTACATGGAGGATCGGGTCGACATTTTGAGACTTCCGACGATGCCGGGCGGCGCCAGCAAATACGGGGAAGTGTTTACAGGCGTGTTCCTCGCCATCTCCAAAAATTCCAAGCATCCCGAGGAAGCCGCGAAGCTGATTAACTTCTGGGCGAACCATATCGAAGCCAACAAGTTGTACAATTTCGAGCACGGCATTATCGGATCGAACAAAGTGAACGACGCGCTCAAGGAGCAGCTGACCGAGGAAGACAAAAAGGTGATCGCCCACGCGAACGCCGTTCTCGAAACGGCGCCGGCGACGACGGAAAGACCGAAAGGATACTCGGCCATCTCGAGCGCCTTCACGAAAACGAACGAACAGGTGCAGTTCAAGCAGGGTACCGTCGAGCAAGCGGCGGCTGCGTTCATCGGCGAAGCGCAGAAGCTGTTGACTCGGTAA